A DNA window from Trypanosoma brucei brucei TREU927 chromosome 11 chr11_scaffold01 genomic scaffold, whole genome shotgun sequence contains the following coding sequences:
- a CDS encoding variant surface glycoprotein has product MSYQQASLGAVTITLMLLAPTETNADSQSTKAAEAANTPCKAVLFMEKLAASLQTKLAAEMEKAKARTDEAAELAVAAAAAEQDNKRLGYNILRAIALQAQAKQMAQLKQLDAVYAPAVTQLVNLSTRLRQAAMANKRIISSRGTPTHGAAPANGATNADASCKYAGWTQTLGDINCKEETELTGDLATANIQAEGLTKIPYPNTAFLNSLAADITAFSKGTPTNANTGSQTWVCSSGADAAVGTIGQSHAIGTLVQPTAVEHGLTAIEITGANKEKNCKGPEQGTSTEERAKAVFLSAICNLAAVATESIGSALATTTTGLKSGAQAATIVKAAMQGAGLLSSDANNVDKAALEKFISSTFGPSDKAVEDDFIAPLDKVKLNYIANNKETTETPTAIAQGKNVAVALAFFSGKALKTGAIKNTKPDIGSKPTEKCKPDTKENEYKKDEDCEHKDGKCKLKEGVKVENDGKTNTTARNSFVINKAPLLLAVLLL; this is encoded by the coding sequence ATGTCATACCAACAAGCATCCTTAGGTGCTGTAACAATAACGCTGATGCTGCTGGCACCAACAGAAACCAACGCAGACAGTCAAAGCACCAAAGCGGCGGAAGCAGCAAACACACCATGCAAGGCGGTTCTATTCATGGAGAAGCTGGCAGCAAGCCTGCAGACTAAGCTGGCAgccgaaatggaaaaagccAAAGCCCGAACAGATGAAGCAGCAGAACTAGCCgtcgctgcagcagcagcagaacaagACAATAAGAGACTTGGATACAACATCTTGCGGGCGATCGCCCTGCAGGCACAGGCGAAACAAATGGCACAATTAAAACAACTTGATGCAGTATACGCCCCGGCAGTGACACAGTTAGTCAATTTATCAACAAGACTTAGACAAGCGGCAATGGCGAACAAGCGAATCATAAGCAGCCGCGGCACACCGACGCACGGCGCGGCGCCGGCAAACGGCGCGACTAATGCTGACGCAAGCTGCAAATACGCAGGCTGGACACAAACACTGGGCGACATTAACTGCAAAGAGGAAACGGAGCTTACAGGTGACTTGGCCACAGCCAACATACAGGCGGAAGGCCTTACGAAAATCCCGTACCCGAACACAGCCTTTCTAAATTCACTAGCTGCCGATATCACTGCGTTCAGCAAAGGCACGCCAACAAACGCGAACACGGGCAGCCAAACATGGGTTTGCTCGAGCGGTGCCGACGCAGCAGTGGGTACAATCGGCCAGAGCCATGCGATTGGCACATTAGTGCAGCCAACAGCGGTAGAACACGGCTTAACAGCAATAGAAATAACAGGGgcgaacaaagaaaaaaattgtaagGGACCAGAGCAAGGGACAAGCACAGAGGAAAGGGCGAAGGCAGTATTTCTGTCAGCAATTTGCAATCTCGCGGCGGTAGCAACTGAGTCAATTGGCTCAGCACTAGCAACGACGACAACAGGCCTTAAAAGCGGAGCACAAGCGGCGACAATCGTTAAAGCAGCCATGCAAGGAGCAGGCCTGCTGTCTAGCGACGCAAATAACGTCGACAAGGCGGCCCTGGAAAAGTTTATAAGTTCAACTTTCGGCCCAAGCGACAAAGCAGTAGAAGATGACTTCATCGCACCCCTCGACAAAGTCAAACTCAACTATATcgccaacaacaaagagacaACTGAAACGCCAACGGCCATCGCACAAGGGAAGAACGTTGCTGTCGCTTTAGCTTTTTTCTCAGGTAAAGCTTTAAAAACAGGCGCAATAAAGAATACAAAGCCCGATATAGGAAGCAAACcaacagaaaaatgcaagccagacacaaaagaaaatgagtacAAAAAGGACGAAGACTGCGAACACAAAGATGGAAAATGCAAACTTAAAGAGGGTGTAAA